In Deltaproteobacteria bacterium, a single genomic region encodes these proteins:
- the rpoC gene encoding DNA-directed RNA polymerase subunit beta' has protein sequence MEDLFSFFTKPKDPLSFKAVKISLSSPEKILERSHGEVKQPETINYRTFKPERDGLFCAKIFGPVKDYECLCGKYKRMKHRGVVCEKCGVEVIQAKARRERMGHITLAAPVAHIWLLKSLPSKIGSLLDLSLKELERVLYFESYIVLSSNIPELRAGTILNDESYNRFREQFGGRFEVGIGAEAIHKLLAGLDLHALSNGLREEMGKTKSEAKRKKLGKQLRIVEAFKDSGNRPEWMILNVIPVLPPDLRPLVPLDGGRFATSDLNDLYRRVINRNNRLKRLQELDAPDIIIRNEKRMLQEAVDVLFDNGRRGRAVTGPNKRPLKSLSDMLKGKQGRFRQNLLGKRVDYSGRSVIVVGPELKLHQCGLPKRMAIELFKPFIYQKLEEKGLVTTIKSAKKMVEREVSEVWDALDEVVREYPVMLNRAPTLHRLGIQAFEPILVEGKAIQLHPLVCSAYNADFDGDQMAVHVPLSFEAQTEARVLMMSTNNILSPAHGDPIIVASQDIVLGIYFMTRERPVVPGEGNVYSSRNEVRQAFDAGAVHLQARIRVRMDGKMVETTVGRVILSEILPPEVPFEHINKTMRKKDIAKLIDTSYRLAGAKSTVILADRLKNMGYEFATRAGISICINDMVVPVAKEEIISAAKEKVASVTHQYAEGLITDGERYNKIVDIWTRATDEVARKMMDEIGVEYHRTPQGEVVSSPSFNPIFVMADSGARGSKDQIKQLAGMRGLMAKPSGEIIETPIISNFREGLDVLEYFISTHGARKGLADTALKTANSGYLTRRLVDVAQDMTIYEEDCGTIDGIEMEHLIEGGEIIQRVGDRVLGRVALHDIVDPITGEVLVRANEEITEAGVRKIEDAGLSRVVIRSVLTCRSPFGVCSRCYGRDLARGKMVVPGEAVGIIAAESIGEPGTQLTMRTFHIGGTAAGKMEQAEIRSRGAGIVRFHSLHTVLNPRGRLAVLNRNGEIVIATPDGREKERYPVIYGAELLVTEGQEIGAGEKLAEWDPFTIPILTEVGGRIKFGDLIDGVTMQEKVDPVTGKSSLVVIQFRGAEYTPRISIKDDRGRTAKLTGERGEARYQMPVGAIIMVTDGAEVQAGAILAKIPRETMKTKDITGGLPRVAELFEVRKPKDHAIISEIDGTVSFGKELKGKRRVVVTPEFGEPKEYLVARGKHLNVREGDYIRAGEALMDGAINPHDLLRVKGIKELARYLVDEIQEVYRLQGVKINDKHIEVIVRQMMKKVKITSVGDTSFMLGEQVERQRFEEENELVMGKGGVPASAEPILLGITRASLTTDSFISAASFQETTKVLTDAAIAGKIDHLRGLKENVIMGRLIPAGSGRAYYEGKEKRKASA, from the coding sequence ATGGAAGATCTTTTTTCCTTTTTCACCAAACCGAAGGACCCCCTGAGCTTTAAAGCCGTCAAGATCTCCCTTTCATCGCCGGAAAAGATCCTCGAACGGTCCCATGGGGAGGTCAAGCAGCCTGAGACCATCAATTACCGGACCTTCAAACCTGAGCGCGATGGTCTTTTCTGCGCCAAGATTTTTGGACCAGTCAAGGACTACGAATGTCTCTGTGGGAAGTATAAGCGAATGAAGCACAGAGGCGTCGTGTGTGAAAAATGTGGCGTAGAGGTCATCCAGGCCAAGGCCCGCAGGGAACGGATGGGGCACATCACGCTTGCAGCTCCTGTGGCCCACATCTGGCTTCTGAAGAGCCTCCCGAGCAAGATCGGCTCTCTCCTCGATCTGAGCCTGAAGGAGCTCGAACGGGTCCTCTACTTCGAATCCTACATCGTACTTTCGTCCAATATCCCGGAGCTTCGGGCAGGCACCATCCTGAACGACGAGTCATACAATCGTTTTCGGGAGCAGTTCGGAGGGCGTTTCGAGGTGGGCATAGGCGCCGAAGCAATCCATAAACTCTTGGCCGGACTGGATCTCCATGCCCTCTCGAACGGGCTTCGGGAGGAGATGGGAAAGACCAAGTCCGAGGCGAAGCGCAAGAAATTGGGCAAGCAGCTGAGGATCGTGGAGGCGTTTAAGGATTCCGGGAACCGTCCCGAATGGATGATCCTGAACGTCATCCCGGTCCTTCCGCCGGATCTCCGTCCACTTGTGCCCCTGGACGGGGGGCGTTTCGCCACCTCCGACCTCAATGATCTCTACCGGAGGGTGATCAACCGGAACAACCGTCTCAAACGTCTTCAGGAGCTTGACGCGCCTGATATCATCATCCGGAACGAAAAACGCATGCTCCAGGAGGCGGTTGACGTCCTTTTCGACAACGGAAGGCGAGGGAGGGCGGTGACCGGTCCCAACAAGCGCCCCCTCAAGTCCCTCTCCGACATGCTCAAGGGCAAGCAGGGACGTTTCCGCCAGAACCTTCTCGGGAAACGGGTGGACTATTCGGGCCGCTCGGTCATCGTGGTAGGGCCGGAGCTCAAACTCCACCAGTGCGGTCTTCCCAAACGCATGGCCATAGAACTCTTCAAGCCCTTCATCTATCAGAAGCTTGAGGAAAAAGGGCTTGTAACCACGATAAAGAGTGCGAAGAAGATGGTCGAGCGGGAGGTGTCAGAGGTCTGGGACGCCCTGGATGAGGTCGTTCGTGAGTATCCCGTGATGCTCAACCGCGCCCCGACCCTCCACCGGCTCGGCATCCAGGCCTTCGAGCCCATCCTTGTCGAAGGGAAGGCCATTCAGCTTCATCCACTGGTCTGTTCCGCCTACAACGCCGACTTCGACGGCGACCAGATGGCCGTCCATGTGCCCCTCTCCTTCGAGGCCCAGACCGAGGCCAGGGTCCTCATGATGTCCACTAACAACATCCTTTCCCCTGCCCATGGCGATCCCATCATTGTCGCGAGCCAGGATATCGTCCTCGGGATCTATTTCATGACTCGGGAGCGACCTGTCGTTCCAGGTGAGGGCAATGTCTACTCCTCCCGTAACGAGGTCAGACAGGCCTTTGACGCAGGGGCCGTCCACCTCCAAGCCAGGATTCGTGTCCGCATGGACGGCAAGATGGTCGAGACCACGGTCGGCCGGGTCATTCTGTCCGAGATCCTTCCTCCCGAGGTCCCTTTCGAACACATCAACAAGACCATGCGCAAGAAGGATATCGCCAAACTCATAGACACGAGCTATCGCCTTGCCGGGGCCAAAAGCACTGTTATCCTTGCGGATCGTCTCAAGAACATGGGCTATGAGTTTGCTACGCGGGCTGGGATCTCCATCTGCATCAACGATATGGTCGTTCCTGTCGCCAAGGAAGAGATCATCTCTGCGGCCAAGGAGAAAGTCGCCTCGGTGACGCATCAGTACGCTGAAGGCCTCATAACGGATGGAGAAAGGTACAACAAGATCGTCGACATCTGGACCCGGGCCACAGACGAGGTTGCCCGCAAGATGATGGACGAGATCGGCGTTGAGTATCACCGAACTCCTCAGGGAGAGGTGGTTTCAAGCCCGAGTTTCAACCCGATCTTCGTCATGGCGGATTCAGGCGCACGCGGAAGCAAAGACCAGATCAAGCAGCTCGCCGGAATGCGAGGCCTCATGGCAAAGCCCTCGGGGGAGATCATCGAGACCCCCATCATATCCAATTTCCGCGAAGGCCTCGACGTACTCGAATACTTCATTTCTACCCACGGAGCCCGCAAAGGCCTGGCGGATACGGCCTTGAAGACCGCCAATTCCGGTTATCTCACCCGCAGGCTCGTGGACGTGGCCCAGGACATGACCATCTACGAGGAAGATTGCGGCACCATCGACGGGATCGAGATGGAGCACCTCATCGAAGGTGGCGAGATCATTCAGCGTGTCGGGGATCGCGTCCTCGGCAGGGTGGCCCTTCACGATATCGTGGATCCCATCACAGGGGAGGTGCTCGTCCGCGCAAACGAGGAGATCACAGAGGCTGGGGTCCGAAAGATCGAGGATGCAGGTCTTTCTCGTGTGGTGATCCGTTCCGTTCTCACTTGCCGCTCTCCTTTTGGCGTCTGTTCCCGATGTTATGGGCGCGATCTCGCCAGGGGGAAAATGGTGGTTCCGGGCGAGGCCGTCGGGATCATCGCCGCAGAGTCCATAGGAGAGCCGGGCACCCAGCTTACCATGCGGACCTTCCATATCGGAGGTACTGCGGCTGGCAAGATGGAGCAGGCGGAGATCCGGTCCCGCGGGGCCGGCATCGTGCGGTTTCATTCCCTTCATACCGTTCTGAACCCTCGCGGGCGGCTCGCCGTCCTCAACCGTAACGGCGAGATCGTGATCGCCACCCCTGACGGGAGAGAGAAGGAAAGGTATCCGGTCATTTACGGGGCGGAGCTTTTGGTGACTGAAGGACAGGAGATCGGGGCAGGAGAGAAACTCGCCGAATGGGATCCATTTACCATCCCTATCCTTACGGAGGTGGGCGGGCGGATCAAGTTCGGGGATCTCATTGACGGCGTCACCATGCAGGAAAAGGTGGATCCGGTGACCGGGAAATCGAGCTTGGTCGTCATCCAGTTCCGCGGTGCCGAATACACCCCCCGCATCTCCATCAAGGATGACCGGGGACGTACTGCCAAACTCACGGGTGAACGTGGAGAGGCTCGCTATCAGATGCCTGTCGGTGCGATCATCATGGTGACCGATGGCGCCGAGGTCCAGGCAGGGGCCATACTTGCCAAGATTCCACGGGAGACCATGAAGACGAAGGACATCACAGGTGGTCTTCCCCGTGTGGCTGAGCTTTTCGAGGTGAGAAAACCCAAGGACCATGCCATCATCTCCGAGATCGACGGGACGGTCTCCTTCGGGAAGGAGCTCAAGGGAAAGCGACGGGTGGTCGTCACCCCTGAATTCGGCGAGCCCAAGGAGTATCTCGTCGCCCGGGGCAAGCACCTCAATGTCCGCGAAGGCGATTACATCCGTGCCGGAGAGGCCCTCATGGACGGTGCCATCAACCCTCATGATCTTTTGCGGGTCAAAGGGATCAAGGAACTCGCCCGCTATCTCGTAGACGAGATCCAGGAGGTCTACCGTCTTCAGGGCGTCAAGATCAACGACAAGCACATCGAGGTGATCGTCCGGCAGATGATGAAAAAGGTGAAGATCACGAGTGTGGGGGATACATCCTTCATGCTCGGCGAGCAGGTGGAACGCCAGAGGTTCGAGGAAGAAAACGAGCTCGTCATGGGCAAGGGAGGCGTGCCGGCAAGTGCTGAGCCCATACTTCTCGGCATCACGCGCGCATCCCTCACCACGGACAGCTTCATTTCAGCTGCGTCCTTCCAGGAGACCACCAAGGTCCTTACGGACGCCGCCATTGCCGGAAAGATCGATCATCTCCGGGGCCTCAAGGAAAACGTCATCATGGGACGTCTGATCCCTGCAGGCTCAGGGCGCGCCTATTATGAGGGAAAAGAAAAGAGAAAGGCGAGCGCATGA
- a CDS encoding methyltransferase, whose amino-acid sequence MNGFDYMGVRIPPEVQEIFVRLQTRYEIEFEPIVIRDRRFRFMTLKNIEPLIAGKDLFAESLEFPFWVKIWESSTVLADFLARMEPVSERRILEIGAGLGVCGIVAAAFGHRAVITDYEEEILDFARVSAAVNGCGGILCQKLDWLHPADIGKFEMIVGSEVLFHPSFFEPILHVFRTCLAPGGTIYLAHDVRRKSLAGFLPLCEREYDIAVQRRKLSSGDETYDILLTRLVPKDGPRAS is encoded by the coding sequence ATGAACGGATTCGATTATATGGGAGTCAGGATCCCGCCGGAGGTCCAGGAGATTTTCGTCCGGCTCCAGACCCGCTACGAGATCGAATTCGAGCCCATCGTCATTCGGGATCGCCGTTTTCGGTTCATGACGCTCAAGAACATCGAGCCACTCATCGCTGGAAAGGATCTCTTTGCCGAATCCCTCGAGTTCCCATTTTGGGTGAAGATCTGGGAATCATCTACCGTTCTCGCGGATTTTCTCGCCCGCATGGAACCAGTTTCCGAAAGGCGCATCCTCGAGATAGGGGCCGGGCTCGGTGTCTGCGGCATCGTTGCGGCCGCCTTTGGGCACCGGGCGGTCATCACCGACTACGAAGAGGAGATCCTGGATTTTGCGCGGGTCTCCGCTGCGGTCAACGGGTGCGGAGGCATCCTATGTCAGAAGCTCGACTGGTTGCACCCGGCGGACATAGGAAAGTTCGAGATGATCGTCGGCTCCGAGGTCCTCTTCCATCCCAGTTTTTTCGAGCCCATCCTCCATGTCTTCAGGACCTGTCTTGCTCCTGGAGGGACCATCTATCTGGCCCACGATGTACGGCGAAAGAGTCTCGCCGGTTTCCTTCCCCTCTGCGAGCGGGAGTATGACATCGCTGTGCAGAGACGTAAACTCAGCTCCGGAGACGAGACCTACGACATCCTCCTGACCCGGCTTGTTCCGAAAGATGGCCCAAGGGCCTCCTGA